The Rhipicephalus sanguineus isolate Rsan-2018 unplaced genomic scaffold, BIME_Rsan_1.4 Seq4304, whole genome shotgun sequence genome window below encodes:
- the LOC119377303 gene encoding uncharacterized protein LOC119377303 yields MKSISLSALVVSLLSHQVIAGGLGSSYYGFGNGFGSGFGGGYGSGFGSGSGLSAFGSGFGGAYGSGFGSGGGLSGFGSGFGAGYGSGLGSGFGSGNGLNGFGGNGAYWSNSYGSPYVVPRMLLYPVVLPSGSGSLWGSNGGWYGNNPLGYWTPWSSPYNVWFSGPFGVSQPATGLWSPRRVSSPATWFTSGNLGGQGPSGGIYRLRVLGGNGGLSGVGSSDYDNTYDDSSSSGSSSPSSWSSQNGGSGFGGSGSYGSLVGTSGLPTGFGGSVSQIGGDDDTYYGLSRGSRGSGSYGSFNRLLGTGGSVGPLSGLRAGIRDLFNRLGGFGLAGGRSGYDSLGSLGSPYLRWLCRVTGLSPWKLRRLYRKYRRSGIRCCFLTYLRRNGYLGGYNWGYPYDGTQGSGGRPGTGGSFYYWRSQPTYYRWGTPLGSSGSSQGGSYGESSYNEFSGSTSGGYGGSSNANGGSFGGSSAWSSRGSGQQDGLTYVKV; encoded by the coding sequence GTCACCAAGTCATCGCAGGCGGACTTGGAAGCAGTTATTACGGCTTTGGGAATGGCTTCGGTAGCGGATTCGGCGGCGGATATGGCAGCGGATTCGGAAGTGGAAGTGGACTGAGTGCCTTCGGAAGCGGTTTCGGTGGCGCATACGGCAGTGGGTTTGGAAGCGGTGGTGGACTGAGCGGCTTCGGCAGCGGCTTCGGTGCGGGATATGGCAGCGGATTAGGCAGTGGATTTGGCAGCGGAAATGGCCTCAATGGATTTGGTGGAAACGGCGCTTACTGGAGCAACAGCTACGGCAGCCCCTACGTAGTTCCAAGGATGCTCCTTTATCCCGTCGTTCTGCCAAGCGGAAGTGGGAGTCTCTGGGGAAGCAACGGTGGCTGGTACGGAAATAACCCTCTCGGATACTGGACGCCATGGAGCTCTCCATACAACGTATGGTTTTCCGGACCGTTTGGAGTCAGCCAGCCTGCCACTGGACTATGGAGTCCGCGCAGAGTAAGTTCACCGGCCACCTGGTTCACGTCGGGTAATCTTGGCGGTCAAGGTCCTTCAGGCGGAATCTACAGATTACGTGTGCTTGGAGGGAATGGAGGCCTGAGCGGAGTCGGATCAAGCGACTACGATAACACTTACGACGACAGCAGTTCCTCTGGTAGCAGTAGTCCATCCAGCTGGAGTAGCCAAAATGGCGGTTCTGGGTTTGGTGGAAGCGGAAGCTACGGCAGCTTGGTTGGGACCAGCGGCCTTCCAACCGGATTTGGCGGCAGTGTTAGCCAGATTGGTGGCGATGATGACACGTACTACGGTCTGAGCAGAGGATCAAGAGGAAGTGGTAGTTACGGCAGTTTCAACCGCCTCTTGGGAACAGGCGGGTCTGTGGGGCCACTCAGCGGCCTCCGCGCAGGTATAAGAGATCTGTTCAACCGACTTGGTGGTTTTGGACTAGCGGGAGGACGAAGTGGATATGACAGTTTGGGCAGTCTCGGCAGTCCCTATCTGAGATGGCTATGCCGCGTCACTGGACTCTCGCCATGGAAATTGCGCCGCCTTTACAGGAAGTACAGGAGAAGTGGGATCAGATGCTGTTTTCTGACGTACCTGAGGCGAAATGGATACCTCGGTGGCTACAATTGGGGATATCCATACGATGGCACGCAGGGTAGTGGAGGAAGGCCAGGCACTGGTGGAAGTTTCTATTACTGGAGATCACAGCCAACCTACTACAGATGGGGAACACCTCTGGGAAGCTCAGGGTCTTCACAAGGAGGTAGCTATGGGGAAAGCTCCTACAATGAATTCAGTGGATCGACAAGTGGCGGTTACGGAGGGTCTAGCAACGCCAATGGAGGAAGCTTTGGCGGCAGCAGCGCTTGGAGTTCTAGAGGTTCCGGGCAGCAGGATGGGCTGACATACGTGAAGGTGTAG